From the Aerococcus viridans genome, the window GACTAATGGCTAGGTTAAAAGGGATTTCCGATATCAAGGCAAAAATTCCTAACCTTATAGCATATTTTTGTTTATTAGAGGTATGGAAGAAACCTTCAACCAATAGGAAACAAAATATCGGAAAAGCAATCCGCCCGATAAGCCGAAAGCTGGTATAAGCTGTATAAGCCAAGGCGTAATCAAAGGTTTCCAGTTGCCCACTATTTAATAAAGGCAGTAAAATAGCTGCACCCATGTGGTCAATAATCATGGTGACCATGGCAATCCATTTCAAGGTAGAACCCGAAAGCCCGCCCTGTTTATTTTGTGCGTTCATTGCTTGAGCCAAGCGACTACCTCCTTATTTTCACGATTTTCATGATAGTGTTATTTTATCATATTTTTTTCATTTTTCTTTATTTATCACATTGTACGGGCAAAGAAAAAGGCCGAGAAAAAATCCCGACCCCTTGTTGATATTAAAAAAGTTATTGAACACAGATTTGGTTTTTATAAATCCCTAACCTGTGTTCAGCTTCATGAAACCATTCAGGCCCAATCTTAAAAAAACTATCCTATTTTACAATCAACCCACATATTCTTGTAGTCCTTTGAAATCACGAATTCTTCCAGTGCTATCTGTCTTAACGCCCTGGCTCGCATATTGGTTCAAAGGCCATGATAGAAAAAGCAAAAGCCAACAGCTTGAATTGTACTATGCCGGTGTTTTCAAAGCACCATCTTTTGCTACGGCCTTGTTAGAACGTCGGTTTGATAAGTATTTTGAAAATTTAGACAAGATATAACATACTAGCCAATATAGGAAGGTCATGATCACAAACATTGGAATCACATATGCTGTATTTTGGTTGTAGATGATCTTCGCATTATGGGTCAATTCCGGTAAGGAAATAATTGTCGCAAGCGATGTATCCTTAATCAAGGCAATCAATTGCGACACAATCGAAGGTGCCATTGACCGCACAGCTTGGGGTAATAGAATATATATCAAGGTTTGAACACGGGTTAAACCGGTTGAAAGCCCTGCTTCTGCCTGCCCTTTTGGAATAGCATTCAATCCACCACGAATAATTTCTGAAATCATGGCTGACTCAAATATGGTCAAAGCCCCTACTGCTGCCCAGAAAATATTTAAGCGAATCCCTAATTGTGGCAAAGCAAAATAAGTAAAGAAGATAATCAATAGTAAGGGTAAGTTACGAATAATATCAATAACTAGCCCTAAAGCTTTAGATAAAATTGGAATCCCCATAAAACGAACAACCCCAAAAATACCACCTAAAATTAACGAGAATATGATAGCGTAAAACGTTACTTGAAGCGTAACCCATAGACCATCAAGTAAAAACTGGATATTCATCCATTGAAATGCACCTGCAAAATCCATCTATTACCGCTCCTTTCTAACGTACGTCCTGTTGTGCTAATCGTTTTTCAATATATGAAACTAATAAAGTTAAAGGTACTGTAATGACCAAGTACATACCTGCAATCATTGTGTAAGTCCCTAAAGTATTAAAGGTTTCACTGGCAATTAAATCACCGTAATACATTAAATCTAACCCAGCTACCATAGCTAGAATAGAAGAGTTTTTTACTAAGTTGATAAATTGGTTACCTAGTGGTGGAATCACAATTTTCACAGCTTGCGGTAAAACCACGTACTGCATCGTTTGCACGTAAGTCATCCCTTGTGAAATAGCTGCTTCTTTTTGCCCTTCAGGTACAGCATCAATCCCTGAACGCACAACATCCGCGATAAAGGCTGATGTATAAAGGGTTAAACCGATAATCCCTGATTGGAATCCGGTAATATCCATCCCATATAAAGGAATAACTACATAGAAAAACATCACAATAATCAATAAAGGGATATTACGGAAAAATTCTACATAGATATCACCAATTTTAGCTAAAACCTTATTATCTAAGGTTTGGAAAATACCCACTAAACCACCAAGAATTAAGGAAGCAATCAGAGCGATCACTGATGCAATCAAGGTATTGATAAATCCTTCAATAATTAAATCAGAATAATTTGTTAATAATTCAAACATGTGCTCAACCTCCCTACTCTGCAATTGATGACTCAGTATCGTCACCAAACCATTTTGCATATATTTCTTGATATGTACCATCAGCTACCATATCATCAATGGCTTGGTTTACTTCATTTAAGAAGGCATCTTGACCCTTGTTGATGGCAATACCGTATGGTTCATTTGTAAAGGTTGATCCAGCAATTTTGTAACCTGGATTTTGTTCCATGATCCCTAATAAAATCGCATTATCAGTAGTCATCGTGTCCCCTTGACCTGATTTTAAGGCTGTGAAGGCTTCAGCGTAGTTTTCTAACTCTAAGACATTCGCATCCGGCGCTGCTTCTTTAATTCGTTGGGCTGATGTAGACCCTTTTACCGCCAAAACGGTATGTTCACTCGTCAAGCTCTCAACACCTTCTATATCAGAATCTTCAGGTACCATCAAGGCTTGCCCAGCGTCAAAGTACACTTGACTAAAGTCAACTTGTTTTAACCGATCTTCTGTGATGGTCATGGTTGCAATCAAAGCATCTACGTTCCCGTTTTTCAGTAAAGGAATACGGGTTTTTGAGGTTACCTCGACAAATTCTGCTTCGGCATTTTCCCCACCGACACGGTTGGTAATTTCTTTCGCCATATCGATATCAAAACCTTCGATACGGTTTTCTGCAATATTATATTTCCCAAATAAGTTGGTATCGACTTTTACCCCCCAAGTGATGACCGGGTAGGCTTCACTGTCGATTCGCTCAGCAATATCCTGTTGGCTAGCAGCAGAGCTTGTACAGGCCGTAGCCAAGAAAGCAAAAGCCACTAGCGCGACAATTCGCCATAGTTTTTTCATAGTATTTCCCTCTTTTCTTAAGCGTGACTTAGTGATTAGACTATGATCTTGCTTAGGAATTGAATGGCACGTTCATCATGAGGATCTTCGAAGAACTCTTTTGATGGACGGTCTTCTAAAATTTCTCCGTCTGCCATAAAGATGGTTCTATTCGATATTTCTTTGGCAAAGCCCATCTCATGCGTTACAACAACCATAGTCATATTGTCCTCAAAAGCGATACGTTTCATTTGGTCCAATACTTCCCCAACCATTTCTGGGTCAAGAGCTGAAGTTGGTTCGTCAAATAGCATCATTTTCGGACGCATAGCTAGACCACGTGCGATGGCCACACGTTGTTTTTGCCCACCAGATAATTGACCTGGGTAAGCGTCACGTTTATCCCACATGTTTACACGTTGTAATAATCGCTCTGCTCTATCTTGGGCGTCTTTATCGCTTTTCTTCAAGACTTTTAAAGGCGCCAATGTTACATTTTCTAACACAGTCATGTGAGGATATAATTCGAAGTGTTGGAACACCATACCGCAGTCGCGGCGAATTTGACGAATGTCAGTGTTGCGGTCTGTAATGTCTTTCCCGTCAACAAATAAATGGCCTGAATCTACCTTCTCTAAAGCATTTATCGTCCGAATCAAAGTTGATTTACCAGAACCAGAAGGTCCAATCAAGGTCACAACTTCACCCTCGTCTATCTTCAGATTAATGTCTTTCAACGCGTGGAATTTACCATAATATTTTTCAACATGATCAAATGTAATCATCATAGCACCTCTTCTTATTTGATTTTTCCCTATGAATAAAATTGCAATAAACTTGAATGCAAACAGGATTTTTGCATAAAGATAAAACAATTCTAATCATTTCTTAAGCAAGTGTCAACTTTTTTGATAGATTTCTTAACATGTTTCAGTATCAATGTGATTTTATATTTCATAATCGAATTATTTGAATACCTTTTTACGTGATATGACGTCCTGTCGAGATTTTGAATTGTCATTCTTTTTATATAAGTATTATAATAAGACTAGAACTATTTGAAACACCCATTCAATCAATTAAATGGAGGTTATAGCGTTGAATCAACCAAAAAACGGCTCTCAAAATATCTCTTCTCAGTTTAGAAGCGATATGGTGATGGTGCCAGAAGTTATTAACGAAGCATCCGGTATTCGCGTGTTTGGACGAACTTTAAAATCATTTGTCTTTACAACTGACGTCGCCACAATCCTATACTGTAATGCGGATGCCGTCTTAGCTGTCTACCCATTCTCCCCGCATCCTGCGATCATTTCAGCAGTGACATCAGTAGCCAGTCAACCTGTATTTGCCGGTGTTGGTGGCGGTACAACTCAGGGTAAGCGTAGCGTAGATATTGCCCTTTTTGCCGAAGCGACAGGGGTTCAAGGGGTTGTGGTGAATGCACCGATGACTGCAGAAAATATTTTAGATATTGAGCACACCGTCGACTCCCCGATTGTAGCGACAGTTGTCTCTGCCTATAATGATATTGAAGCACGGATTTCTGCCGGTGCGGATATCTTAAACGTTTCAGGAGGCAAAGAAACAGCCGCTATTGTTGAACGGATTCGCCGGGATTTCCCAGATGTGCCGATTATCGCAACTGGGGGCAATAATGAAGACACCATTCGTAAGGTGATTGAAGCTGGCGCTAACGCCGTTTCCTGGACACCGCCGACTACTGGTGAGATATTTAAAGAGAAAATGGTCAAATACCGTAAAGACCGCCGCGAGGACTTCCTTGAAACCCATGATGGTATGACCTTACGTGAATTTGAGGAATATATTGAGGAACATCCAGAAGCTGAAAAGAATTATAGTGAAGATTCTTCTGATGGCTATCTGTAAGACGAGATGGAGGATATATGGATCAAGAACATAGCAACCGACTAATAACCATTCAACAACAAGTTAAAAACCACAACTTAGATGCCCTAATCATTAGCGACAAGGCATCCATCGACTACTACACCGGTGTCATTTTTGACCCCATGGAACGTTTTTGGTTATTGATTATACAGCCGGATAAAGGTCCACAAATTATCGCTAACAAGCTATTTGTATTCGACGAATTAGCTGATGTTGACGTCACTTGGGTAGATGATAACTACACAATCGCTGAAGCCTTCGCAAATCTAGCGGATTTCCCAGCAACCGACGCCCCACTACGAATCGGCGTGGATAAATTGTGGCGGGCTGACCAACTATTAGCCATCGCCAAAACATACAACCAGGCCACTTTTGAAGTAGGATCTGACTTAGTTGATGCCCAAAGAGCTATTAAAACCGCTGAAGAACAAGAAAAAATGCGTAAAGCTTCAGACATTAACGACCGTGCCATGGCTCGTTTAATCGAAGAAGTCTTACCACTTGGTTTAGACGAATTGGCTGCAGTAGATCAATTAGCCCGTATTTACGATGAAGAAGGCGCAGATGCCGGCTTTTCATTCGAACCCATTATCGCCTACGGTTCAAACGGTGCTGACCCACACCATGAATCTGACCATACCTTGCCGAAACTGGGTGATTCGATTGTCATTGATATCGGCTGTAAACATGAAGAATACTGTTCGGACATGACTCGTACCGTTTATTACGGTGAACCTAGTGCTGAGGCCAAAAGGGTATATGACATCGTGCTTGAAGCCAATTTACGTGGTATTAACGCGGTCAAGGTTGGCGAAACTTTGGCGAATGTGGACGCTGCAGCGCGTGATTACATTACAGCCCAAGGATATGGTGATCAATTTACCCACCGACTAGGCCATTTCATCGGACGCGAAGTTCATGAAAAAGGTGATGTGTCAAAAGCTAATACAGATACCATTAAAGATGGCAATATCTTCTCAATCGAACCTGGTGTTTACCTGACTGGTAATACAGCCGTTCGTATTGAAGATTTAGTGATCGCGCATGATGGTGGCACTGAAAACTTGAACCACTTCACCAAAGATATGCTTATTATTCAACCAAAATAAAACATTGCACACTAAAACACGACAGTCGTCGTGTTTTTTTAGATTCATATTCATTTACAAGCTGTCAGCTAAGGAAACCTAGGTATTGATACCTAGGAGGAATTAGCGAAATAGACAGGTCTTTTTGTTGATTTTACTAGGTTATCGTTTATGTTTCCTCTAAATAGATAGTATAATGTATTTTAAGAGAAAAGAGGTGATAAGATGCAGTTAACGAAAACGATTAAAGTGCAATTATACCCAAGTGCTAGTGATATTGAAAAGTTCGAAGAAACCCAATAACAGTTTTTAAACGCTTGTAATTTTGTTTCGACATATATCTTTGACCATGACTTTGAATTAGGTCAAACGACTTTGCACAACGCCTTGTATCATCAGATACGTCAGGATTTTGGGCTGCAATCGCAAATGGCCCAGTCCGTGATGCGTACGGTAATCGCGAGATATAAGACCGTGAAAACACAGTTTAAACAAAAACCTAAGCGTTATAAAGATATCCATACAGGTAAATATCATACGCTATATAAAGACCTTTACCATTTAACGAAACCCCTAGGGTTTAAGCAACCAGTAGCTGTGTTCGTACGTAATCGTAACTACGCTTATCACCAAAATAATACCTATTCACTGACGACCAATCAAGGACGAATTAAAGTGTCTTGTGATAAGCAACATATCGATTATCTTCAACAATTTAGCCAGAATGCTTACAAGTTCGGTCAAGCTGAATTACGCTGTCGTAAGGGTAAGTGGTTCTTACACGTGTCCGCAAGTAAAGAGATAGACAGCCCAGATGAAACTAATATTCAACGGATTGTAGGCATTGACCGTGGTTTAAGACAGATACTAACTATTGCGGATGATACAGCTCATACTACCTTCTATTCGGGTAAAAGCTTGATGAAGAAAAGACGGCGTTTTAAGAAATTGCGCCAGTCCTTACAAGCGAAGAACACCAAATCAAGTCGTAGACGCCTTAAAACAATTGAAAGACGAGAGAACCGCTGGATGAATGATGTGAACCATCAATTATCAAAGACACTCGTTGACCGATACGGGGCCAATACCTTGTTTGTGGTGGAAGATCTTACGAACGTTACTTTTAACACGACTCACCACCGTAAGCAAGATGCACGGTATGAACACCATTCTTGGCGATTCTTCGATTTTGAAGAAAAGTTAATGTACAAAGCTTTAGAAAGTGGTTCGCAAGTTTTAAAAGTATCCGCACAATTTACGTCCCAACGTTGTCCGAAATGCGAATCAATTGATAGAGCTAATAGACAACAATATAAGCACTTGTTTACTTGTCAAAATTGTGGGTATCAATCAAATGATGACCGTGTGGCAGCTATCAATATTCAAGAATTGGGTCACCGATATCTGTCGAGTGAGAAAAACCCGCGGTTTGAAAAAGTTGTGCCAATACAAAATTATTAAACATAAAACAATATTCGGTAAGTGTCTACAGACCGCTTACTGATGGGGTGCCAGTCAACCATCCCTTAGTGTCTTTAAACGGTTGGAGATATTATATCGTTTGTACAACCACCATGTTTAGGACAAACTCTCTGTTTTAACAGAGAGTAGTTGATATTACAGGATCCTAACCACTTTCCATCTAAATACTAGTCTACTTATATACACGACGTGCCGGGTAAATGAAGAAACTCCTCCTAACGCTTCTTCCTATGACTTGCTGATTTGGTGTATCTGCCATTTCAATCGCTTCTCTTTTAAGAAACGACCAAAATAATACTGGTTACAAGTCCACCAATACCCTATTTTTCATTTTATGATGCCAAATATTTAAATGATAAGCTTCAAAAAGCACCCATCACGACAAATGAAGGGCGCTTTTTACTTTTATTCTAGTGTTTTATTTCTAATCGACTTCTGTCGCACCTTTTCTACTTAAAGATCATTTGGAAGAATTCGAAAACGCGCGGTCCGAGCAAGACTACTGCTAGGATGGCGAGGGCTAGAATAATCCATACCAGTACTTTGCGGGAGTGATTGCTTGAACCAGACCAAAAGTATTGTTTTTGTTTTTGTCTTTCGAAGAAGATTTCATTGGTGTCTAAGTCTTGGAAGGTTTCTTTTGGCACAGGTGTTTCCGCAAACGTTTCGACGTTAAATTCTGCAGTATCCTGTGTGAGTGTTGTCTCAGGGACTGAGGATTTAATGTCATCTGAAAAAGGATTTCCATACTTTTTTTGGTTATTCTTCTTCTCGCGTTCAAGCGCTTTTTTCGCTTGGCGATATGTTTGCCGCTTCACCTAGTGCACCACCTTTATTATTTAGTTCATTTTATCCAGTATTCCTAGTATAATCTATTTACAAGAAATTTCAAATTGTAGAGAAGGAGATTTTTTCATCTTTTCCTCTTAATTAAAGGAGCTTATTTCATTGAAACAAAGTTTTCATGTTGGTATGCGGACGCTAAAGACTTCCTTGAGTGTCTTTATGATTATCCTTATTTCTGCATTTATCCCTATTGACCCGCAAATTGCTGCTCTTTCAGCGGTATTTTCACAAAGGGCTGACGTCACTTTGTCGCTTTCTTTTGGTTTACGCAGAACCTTATCCATTGTTTGTGGGGCTTTTGCTTCATTAGTTTATATTTTTTTACATAAGTTATTGCCTGACCATTATTTGATTACTGCACTTTTAGGCGGTTTAGGTATTTTAATTACGATTCAAACTAACCTTCTCGTCAAGAATCCACAAGGGGTTATTGGTGGTAGCGCCACTTTCCTTGTCATTGTCTTCAATATTCCAGCGGACAATCAATATGTCTATGCCCTACTTCGGGTGTTAGATACCTTTTTGGGCGCCATTGTCGCTGTAAGTATCGAGTATATTTTCCCAAGAGAGCGAGTGGTTCCTTGGATCCTTACTTACAATAGTTATGTACCGAAATTCCTACAAATCTCTACCTCTGATGATGTTTAAATGATCACTAAGGTGAGCTTAAGATTGGACTAACTTAGCTTTTCCTTAAGTTAGAGACCCTTCTTTCGAGTTTTTACCCACAAGTGGTATAATAAATGAGAAGTGGAATGCGCGGTATTAACGTCATTTACTATCTATTTCGATCAATCCATGTGATTAAAGAGAGGTTTAAACTATGACCATTGGTTATCATCGCCCTAGTAAGGCCATCGTGTCTCTAGATGCGATTATTCATAATTATTTCGCTATTAAAAAGCATATCGGTAATAAAGCTGTTATGGCAGTTGTTAAGGCTGACGGCTATGGTTTAGGTGCTGTCAAAATAGCCGACGCACTCCAATCTCGCGGTGCCGACGGTTTTGCAGTCGCGGTTGCGGATGAAGCTTTAGAATTAAGGGACGCTGGGATTATTGCCCCTATCATGATTTTAGGCTTGACTGATCCAGACGACGCTTGGCTTTTAGCCAATTTAGAAATTGGTGTGACAGTGTCTAGCTTAGACTATTTAAAATACGCCAAGAAACATGATAAAGACTTTTCTCGCCTTCATCAATTGAATGTCCACCTTAAAGTGGATTCTGGAATGGGACGGATTGGCGTGCGGTCTGCTAAAGAAGCGCAAAAAATCATTGATTACATTGCCAAACATCCGAAGAAATTTAAGTTGGCTTCAGTCTTTACCCACTATGCTACAGCTGATTCCTTCACTGACCATGGTAAGGATAAGGTTCAAGCCCAATCTGACTTTTTTGAAAGTTTGCTTGGTCAATTGGACTACTCAGCATTAGGGTACACCCCCCTTTTCCATCAATCAAACTCTGCCTTAAGCCTGTGGTACCCGGAAAAAACGTTGGATGCTGCGCGACTTGGCCTGGGCTTATACGGATCCATCCCAAGTATGGAAGATGTGGCGTCGCCTGTTGATTTCAAGCAAGCATTGACCTTGGAAACGGAAATCATCTACGTCAAACAAATGCATGCGGGCGATACGATTTCCTACGGGGCTGATTATGTGGCCGGTACGGATGAATGGGTGGCTACCCTACCGATTGGCTATGCGGACGGCTGGCAAAGAAGTTATTTGGGCCTGGATGCCATTGTTGACGGCGAGCGGTGCCCGAGTGTGGGCCGGATTTGTATGGACCAGATGATTATTCGCCTACCCCATGAGATGCCTGTAGGCGCTAAAGTGACCTTAATTGGGACAAATGGCGGCCAAACTGTTGATGTAGTGGACGTTGCTAGTCACGCTGGAACGATTGCCCATGAAGTCTTGACGAATTTAGGCCAACGATTGCCCAGAGAATATACATCTAATAAGAAAAAGACAATGAAATAACGCTGTCGAAATCTAATAGTTTTTCCATTTAATCCTTGCCTTTAGTGGATAGTCATGTTAATTTTAAACTAACGATTATACAAATAGAAAGTATAGATATAGAGGATGCGCAACCAATCAGTAGCCGATGGTGAAAGGTGGTTGTGCCGAAATGCAGATTTTCTGTGTTGGGGGTAATACCTAAGAGGGTTATCCCTGTCAAACCTTAATGCCCATTAAGGTGCGGAGCGCTTGTCTTATGCTAGGGATTAAAAACTGTTAGGGTTATTGAATGCTATCAGTATTTTTTGACACGTTTTCCTAGGTAGACATAGAGTGATGCTCTTGTCTGCCTTTTTTTATACTCAAGCTATCTGATCGTTTTTTCATAAAGACAATTTCAAAGTGCGAACAATATAGGAGGATTCTCATGACAATTTTTAAAGGTTCTGCGGTAGCCATTGTTACCCCTTACGATAATTCATTAGAACAAAATATCAATTACGATGTGTTTGCGGAGTTGATTGAATTTCAAATTGAAAATGGTACAGATGCCATTGTCGTTGCCGGAACAACTGGTGAAGCTTCAACACAAACTGACGAAGAACAAGTTGAATTAGTAAAATTCTGCGTGGAAAAAGTCAATGGCCGTGTGCCCGTGATTGCTGGTGCTGGGTCTAATGACACTGCCCACGGAATCCAATTAACGAAAGACTGTGTAGCCGCAGGTGCAGATGCTATTCTTTCTGTAACGCCTTATTATTTAAAAACGAGCCAAGCTGGTTTATTGGCGCATTATAGTGCCATTGCAGATGCAGTAAAAACGACGCCTATTATCTTATATGATGTACCAGGACGTACAGG encodes:
- a CDS encoding amino acid ABC transporter permease, which translates into the protein MDFAGAFQWMNIQFLLDGLWVTLQVTFYAIIFSLILGGIFGVVRFMGIPILSKALGLVIDIIRNLPLLLIIFFTYFALPQLGIRLNIFWAAVGALTIFESAMISEIIRGGLNAIPKGQAEAGLSTGLTRVQTLIYILLPQAVRSMAPSIVSQLIALIKDTSLATIISLPELTHNAKIIYNQNTAYVIPMFVIMTFLYWLVCYILSKFSKYLSNRRSNKAVAKDGALKTPA
- a CDS encoding amino acid ABC transporter permease, coding for MFELLTNYSDLIIEGFINTLIASVIALIASLILGGLVGIFQTLDNKVLAKIGDIYVEFFRNIPLLIIVMFFYVVIPLYGMDITGFQSGIIGLTLYTSAFIADVVRSGIDAVPEGQKEAAISQGMTYVQTMQYVVLPQAVKIVIPPLGNQFINLVKNSSILAMVAGLDLMYYGDLIASETFNTLGTYTMIAGMYLVITVPLTLLVSYIEKRLAQQDVR
- a CDS encoding glutamate ABC transporter substrate-binding protein; translated protein: MKKLWRIVALVAFAFLATACTSSAASQQDIAERIDSEAYPVITWGVKVDTNLFGKYNIAENRIEGFDIDMAKEITNRVGGENAEAEFVEVTSKTRIPLLKNGNVDALIATMTITEDRLKQVDFSQVYFDAGQALMVPEDSDIEGVESLTSEHTVLAVKGSTSAQRIKEAAPDANVLELENYAEAFTALKSGQGDTMTTDNAILLGIMEQNPGYKIAGSTFTNEPYGIAINKGQDAFLNEVNQAIDDMVADGTYQEIYAKWFGDDTESSIAE
- a CDS encoding amino acid ABC transporter ATP-binding protein, translating into MITFDHVEKYYGKFHALKDINLKIDEGEVVTLIGPSGSGKSTLIRTINALEKVDSGHLFVDGKDITDRNTDIRQIRRDCGMVFQHFELYPHMTVLENVTLAPLKVLKKSDKDAQDRAERLLQRVNMWDKRDAYPGQLSGGQKQRVAIARGLAMRPKMMLFDEPTSALDPEMVGEVLDQMKRIAFEDNMTMVVVTHEMGFAKEISNRTIFMADGEILEDRPSKEFFEDPHDERAIQFLSKIIV
- a CDS encoding hydrolase, producing the protein MNQPKNGSQNISSQFRSDMVMVPEVINEASGIRVFGRTLKSFVFTTDVATILYCNADAVLAVYPFSPHPAIISAVTSVASQPVFAGVGGGTTQGKRSVDIALFAEATGVQGVVVNAPMTAENILDIEHTVDSPIVATVVSAYNDIEARISAGADILNVSGGKETAAIVERIRRDFPDVPIIATGGNNEDTIRKVIEAGANAVSWTPPTTGEIFKEKMVKYRKDRREDFLETHDGMTLREFEEYIEEHPEAEKNYSEDSSDGYL
- a CDS encoding M24 family metallopeptidase → MDQEHSNRLITIQQQVKNHNLDALIISDKASIDYYTGVIFDPMERFWLLIIQPDKGPQIIANKLFVFDELADVDVTWVDDNYTIAEAFANLADFPATDAPLRIGVDKLWRADQLLAIAKTYNQATFEVGSDLVDAQRAIKTAEEQEKMRKASDINDRAMARLIEEVLPLGLDELAAVDQLARIYDEEGADAGFSFEPIIAYGSNGADPHHESDHTLPKLGDSIVIDIGCKHEEYCSDMTRTVYYGEPSAEAKRVYDIVLEANLRGINAVKVGETLANVDAAARDYITAQGYGDQFTHRLGHFIGREVHEKGDVSKANTDTIKDGNIFSIEPGVYLTGNTAVRIEDLVIAHDGGTENLNHFTKDMLIIQPK
- a CDS encoding FUSC family protein, which produces MKQSFHVGMRTLKTSLSVFMIILISAFIPIDPQIAALSAVFSQRADVTLSLSFGLRRTLSIVCGAFASLVYIFLHKLLPDHYLITALLGGLGILITIQTNLLVKNPQGVIGGSATFLVIVFNIPADNQYVYALLRVLDTFLGAIVAVSIEYIFPRERVVPWILTYNSYVPKFLQISTSDDV
- the alr gene encoding alanine racemase — protein: MTIGYHRPSKAIVSLDAIIHNYFAIKKHIGNKAVMAVVKADGYGLGAVKIADALQSRGADGFAVAVADEALELRDAGIIAPIMILGLTDPDDAWLLANLEIGVTVSSLDYLKYAKKHDKDFSRLHQLNVHLKVDSGMGRIGVRSAKEAQKIIDYIAKHPKKFKLASVFTHYATADSFTDHGKDKVQAQSDFFESLLGQLDYSALGYTPLFHQSNSALSLWYPEKTLDAARLGLGLYGSIPSMEDVASPVDFKQALTLETEIIYVKQMHAGDTISYGADYVAGTDEWVATLPIGYADGWQRSYLGLDAIVDGERCPSVGRICMDQMIIRLPHEMPVGAKVTLIGTNGGQTVDVVDVASHAGTIAHEVLTNLGQRLPREYTSNKKKTMK